From a single Chitinophaga sp. Cy-1792 genomic region:
- a CDS encoding linear amide C-N hydrolase, with protein sequence MKKLIKVMAVIAAVVAGGLAVNNGKACTRVVYKGLDGLIMTGRSMDWSEDILTDLWVFPRGMNRDGATGSNTIKWKSKYGSVIASAYKVSTSDGMNEKGLVANLLWLGESQYPKWDHKKPGLSLAAWTQYVLDNFATVKEVVAAMKKEDFTIVTDQVPGQDRLTTVHLSVSDPSGDNAVFEYINEKLIIHESPDYTVMTNSPTFDQQLALNEYWKGIGGTTFLPGTNRASDRFVRASFYIDAIPKTADLKLATASVFSVVRNCSVPYGITTPGQPNISSTRWRSVADQKNLIYFFETALTPNTFWVDFKSLDLKENAPVKMLSLTKGETYAGNAAKDFVAANPFVFMSPAGM encoded by the coding sequence ATGAAAAAGCTGATTAAAGTGATGGCTGTCATCGCCGCCGTAGTAGCCGGCGGGCTTGCTGTCAATAATGGGAAAGCCTGTACCAGAGTGGTGTACAAAGGACTGGATGGTCTGATAATGACCGGTAGGTCGATGGATTGGAGTGAAGATATTCTGACCGACCTCTGGGTGTTTCCGAGAGGGATGAACCGTGATGGAGCCACCGGCAGCAATACGATCAAATGGAAATCCAAATATGGCAGCGTGATAGCATCTGCCTATAAAGTATCTACTTCCGATGGCATGAACGAAAAAGGACTGGTAGCTAACCTGCTGTGGCTGGGAGAATCCCAGTACCCAAAATGGGACCATAAGAAACCAGGCCTCTCCCTTGCCGCCTGGACACAATATGTGCTGGACAACTTCGCCACTGTTAAAGAAGTAGTGGCAGCTATGAAAAAAGAAGATTTCACCATTGTAACAGACCAGGTACCCGGCCAGGATCGCCTGACTACCGTACACCTCTCTGTCAGTGACCCCAGCGGTGATAATGCCGTTTTCGAATATATCAACGAAAAGCTGATCATCCATGAAAGTCCGGACTATACGGTGATGACCAACAGTCCTACTTTCGACCAACAACTCGCATTAAATGAATACTGGAAAGGAATTGGTGGTACCACCTTCCTGCCGGGTACCAACAGGGCGTCTGACAGATTTGTAAGAGCCAGTTTTTATATAGATGCCATTCCGAAAACAGCCGACCTGAAACTCGCTACCGCCAGCGTTTTCAGCGTGGTACGAAACTGCTCTGTACCCTATGGTATCACCACACCCGGACAACCGAATATTTCTTCCACACGCTGGAGATCTGTTGCGGACCAGAAAAATCTGATCTACTTTTTTGAGACTGCGCTGACACCAAATACCTTCTGGGTCGACTTCAAGAGCCTCGACCTGAAAGAGAATGCGCCTGTAAAGATGCTGTCACTAACCAAAGGTGAAACATATGCCGGCAATGCGGCAAAAGATTTTGTAGCTGCGAACCCATTTGTTTTTATGTCGCCTGCAGGCATGTAA
- a CDS encoding serine hydrolase, whose translation MKRMVFHILALVAISAHAQQNNIKKYYPPAGSWEHRTPESLGVSAAKLNEAIRFAVSNESKQSRNMDSAQYQSFGKEPFSDPVGTLIDRADPSGIIIYKGYIIAEWGQPSRVDITNSVSKSFLSSVIGVAVDRGLINSVYDTVANYVPPVEVYHPGQPTEIIYPFSSPHNRQLTWDVMLRQTSDWEGTLWGKPDWSDRPEGEFSTWKTRPRNKPGTVWKYNDVRVNALALAATNVWRQPLPQVLKNYIMDPIGASSTWRWMGYYNAWIVLDGQPVQSVSGGGHWGAGMYINAYDMGRFGWLTLNKGNWNGKQLLSEKWVQQALTPTTANTGYGYMNWFLNTDHKLAAKAPVTAFMHIGNGANIIYVDPEHELVAVVRWIESKAMGDVAGKLLEALPAGKSK comes from the coding sequence ATGAAAAGAATGGTATTCCATATACTGGCACTGGTGGCCATTAGTGCCCACGCGCAACAAAACAACATCAAAAAATATTACCCTCCTGCGGGGAGCTGGGAGCACCGTACACCGGAATCCCTGGGTGTCAGTGCTGCGAAATTGAACGAGGCCATCCGTTTTGCGGTGAGCAATGAATCAAAGCAGTCGAGGAATATGGACAGCGCCCAGTACCAGTCTTTCGGAAAAGAGCCTTTTTCTGATCCGGTGGGTACACTCATAGACCGGGCCGACCCGTCCGGTATTATCATCTACAAAGGCTATATTATCGCAGAATGGGGCCAGCCTTCCCGCGTGGATATTACCAACAGCGTTTCCAAAAGTTTTCTCTCCAGTGTGATTGGCGTGGCTGTAGACAGGGGCCTGATCAATAGTGTATACGATACCGTGGCCAACTATGTACCACCGGTAGAAGTATATCATCCCGGCCAGCCTACGGAGATCATTTACCCATTCTCTTCTCCGCATAACCGACAGCTGACCTGGGACGTCATGCTGCGACAGACGAGCGACTGGGAAGGCACCCTCTGGGGAAAGCCTGACTGGAGCGATCGTCCGGAAGGAGAATTCAGCACCTGGAAAACACGGCCACGCAACAAACCGGGCACCGTATGGAAATATAACGATGTGAGAGTGAATGCCCTGGCTTTAGCTGCCACCAATGTATGGCGTCAGCCATTACCTCAGGTACTCAAAAATTATATCATGGACCCTATCGGCGCCTCATCTACCTGGAGATGGATGGGGTATTACAACGCCTGGATCGTACTCGACGGACAGCCTGTGCAGTCTGTCAGCGGTGGTGGCCACTGGGGAGCGGGTATGTACATCAATGCCTATGATATGGGCCGATTCGGCTGGTTAACGCTCAATAAAGGTAACTGGAACGGCAAACAGCTGCTCTCTGAGAAATGGGTACAGCAGGCGCTCACCCCTACCACCGCCAATACCGGCTACGGCTATATGAACTGGTTCCTGAATACCGATCATAAACTGGCAGCCAAGGCTCCTGTAACTGCGTTTATGCATATCGGTAATGGTGCAAATATTATCTATGTAGACCCTGAACATGAGCTGGTAGCGGTAGTGCGCTGGATAGAAAGCAAAGCGATGGGTGATGTGGCGGGTAAATTACTGGAAGCACTTCCTGCCGGGAAATCAAAATAA
- a CDS encoding formylglycine-generating enzyme family protein, with protein sequence MIYRILLLPLLSTLCYACNSSEAASDETHVTAAVAGVNAIKGMVYLPGSTFTMGTNDENSYPAERPAHQVRVKAFYIDATEVTNKQFKAFVDATGYVTVAERKPDWEELKKQLPPGTPKIPDNELVAGAMVFEAPDHPVDKSDISNWWKWVPGADWKHPQGPGSNLDGRWDHPVVQVAWEDANAYAKWAGKRLPTEAEWEYAARGGMEEKRYAWGDDFTPGNKYMANTFQGHFPDKDAGEDGFKGTAPVASFPPNKFGLYDMIGNVWEWTADWYDADEYKQLAANKITDNPKGPAATRNPENPYAIERVTKGGSFLCANDYCINYRPSARRGTAFDSGASHIGFRCVKDVR encoded by the coding sequence ATGATCTACAGGATATTGCTTTTACCATTACTCTCCACATTATGCTATGCCTGCAACAGTTCTGAGGCAGCATCAGATGAAACCCATGTTACTGCTGCTGTTGCCGGTGTCAATGCCATAAAGGGAATGGTATATCTGCCAGGGTCTACGTTTACCATGGGCACCAATGATGAAAATTCCTATCCCGCAGAACGTCCTGCACACCAGGTAAGGGTAAAGGCTTTTTATATTGATGCTACGGAGGTCACTAACAAACAGTTTAAAGCATTTGTAGATGCTACCGGATATGTGACGGTAGCGGAGCGCAAGCCCGACTGGGAGGAGCTGAAAAAGCAATTGCCGCCGGGGACGCCGAAAATTCCGGATAATGAGCTGGTAGCCGGCGCCATGGTTTTTGAAGCACCTGATCATCCGGTAGATAAAAGTGATATCAGTAACTGGTGGAAATGGGTGCCCGGGGCCGACTGGAAACATCCGCAAGGACCTGGCAGCAATCTGGACGGGCGCTGGGATCATCCCGTTGTACAGGTGGCCTGGGAAGATGCGAATGCTTACGCCAAATGGGCTGGAAAACGCCTGCCTACGGAGGCCGAATGGGAATATGCCGCCAGGGGTGGTATGGAAGAAAAAAGATATGCCTGGGGCGATGATTTTACACCAGGAAATAAATACATGGCCAATACCTTCCAGGGACATTTCCCTGATAAAGACGCCGGAGAAGATGGTTTTAAGGGAACAGCCCCGGTGGCCTCATTTCCACCGAATAAATTCGGGCTTTACGACATGATAGGAAATGTCTGGGAGTGGACCGCCGACTGGTACGACGCAGATGAATACAAACAATTAGCCGCCAATAAAATTACCGATAACCCAAAGGGGCCCGCTGCTACCAGGAACCCGGAGAACCCTTACGCCATCGAAAGGGTGACAAAAGGAGGATCTTTTTTATGTGCCAACGACTACTGTATCAATTACAGACCGAGTGCCAGAAGAGGAACCGCCTTTGACTCCGGAGCCTCACACATTGGCTTCAGGTGTGTAAAAGATGTACGTTAA
- a CDS encoding S9 family peptidase — MHRYLSLLLVLLAFAANAQQHTGNIPANYRHFELPFQDDNVQVLVKSAPGEELKPKPLFLFCQGSLPVPLFFRWNDGSIHDAFVFNTDSLTRDYHLVIIGKPFIPVMSEQSALQSDLTYVDSTGRFPLAYDLHNRLDYYVARNKFVVRYLLKQSWADKRGVVLAGHSEGSTVAAKLATELPETEALIYAAGNPMGRMMTIVARERAKDTDSSSAVDDSFNYWKQVIADSSEMVKLQGDMTKTMYQFSRPPMRYLLKLKVPVLVYYGSKDAGALFNDYFHLECIRLGLKNFSFRALPGTEHNFFPLKADGTVNYDVFNWDKVVSEWRAWLSK; from the coding sequence ATGCACCGATATTTATCCCTATTGCTGGTACTGCTGGCTTTTGCTGCAAATGCACAGCAGCACACCGGTAATATTCCCGCCAATTACCGCCATTTCGAATTGCCTTTTCAGGACGATAATGTTCAGGTGCTCGTGAAATCCGCACCGGGAGAGGAGTTGAAGCCCAAGCCCTTGTTCCTGTTTTGTCAGGGTAGTTTGCCGGTGCCCTTATTTTTCCGCTGGAACGATGGAAGTATCCACGATGCTTTTGTTTTTAATACGGATAGTCTTACCCGTGATTATCATCTTGTCATTATTGGGAAACCATTTATTCCGGTGATGAGTGAGCAGTCGGCATTGCAATCAGATTTAACTTATGTTGATAGTACAGGTAGATTTCCATTAGCGTATGATTTGCATAACAGGTTAGATTATTATGTAGCGAGAAATAAATTTGTTGTACGTTATCTGTTGAAACAGTCGTGGGCAGATAAGCGTGGCGTTGTGCTGGCGGGGCATTCGGAGGGGAGTACGGTAGCTGCAAAACTGGCTACGGAGCTGCCGGAAACAGAGGCGTTGATTTATGCCGCTGGTAATCCGATGGGCCGTATGATGACGATTGTAGCACGTGAGCGTGCAAAGGATACCGACAGTAGTTCAGCTGTGGATGATAGTTTTAACTATTGGAAACAGGTTATTGCGGATTCCTCGGAGATGGTGAAGTTGCAGGGCGATATGACTAAAACCATGTACCAGTTTTCGCGGCCGCCCATGCGATACCTGTTGAAGCTGAAAGTGCCGGTGCTGGTGTATTACGGGAGTAAAGATGCCGGTGCATTATTCAATGATTATTTTCATCTGGAATGTATACGTCTGGGTTTAAAAAATTTTTCTTTCCGTGCGTTGCCTGGTACGGAGCATAATTTCTTTCCGCTAAAAGCTGATGGGACAGTGAATTACGATGTATTTAACTGGGATAAGGTGGTCTCAGAATGGAGAGCCTGGTTGTCAAAATGA
- a CDS encoding RagB/SusD family nutrient uptake outer membrane protein yields the protein MKKLFIIFSAVAVGLISSCQKDYLNVKKIDANISTDLLYSNYPYFQSAVYNAYSYLPDGLGNITMEAASDFAEATNVTDNSQLFNLGIWSQYLLPDSYWTLGFGGIRQANLVLKNFNKVNLQAKLDKINGPDSTDYKNSVYWVKMSEGEMYFLRAFYYFELVKRYGPMPIMDTAVDYNNPDSYIGMKRNTLDECIKYIVSNCDKAAAILPVTAANGYDQGLALQGAALALKARTLLYAASPLYKEAGCTATWDDAAKAANAVIALNAYSLESNYKTIFGSSNVGSKEAIFYKRYGAINTLEASNYPIAFQGATGNSLTPTQNFVDEFEVVTRDAAKNPVSSVPFDWNNPVHAANPYANRDPRLDSTLYHDGSVFSGFTTATIETFTGGSSGLPKQNASKTGYYLAKYVNATINLNNGGTGTTAAHAWIYFRYAEILLDYAEAMYNANGPVNNPNGYKMTALEAINAIRNRSSVKMPLYTAANLTADAIQHERNVELGMEGHRFWDVRRLKNGVAVLNAPVYRVEITKSGTSKTYVRKKLEDRVYLKKMDWYPIPQSEITKTGWNQNGDWK from the coding sequence ATGAAAAAGTTATTTATCATATTCTCGGCTGTGGCAGTGGGTTTGATTTCTTCCTGCCAGAAAGATTATCTGAATGTAAAGAAAATCGATGCCAATATTTCTACGGATCTGTTGTATTCCAACTATCCCTATTTTCAGTCTGCCGTATACAATGCTTACAGTTACCTGCCGGATGGATTAGGTAATATCACCATGGAAGCGGCTTCCGACTTTGCAGAAGCTACGAATGTAACGGATAACTCCCAGCTCTTCAACCTGGGTATCTGGAGTCAGTACCTGCTGCCGGATAGTTACTGGACATTAGGTTTTGGAGGTATCCGCCAGGCAAATCTGGTGCTGAAGAATTTCAATAAAGTGAATTTGCAGGCAAAGCTGGATAAAATCAATGGGCCAGATAGTACAGATTATAAAAATTCAGTGTATTGGGTAAAGATGTCTGAAGGGGAGATGTATTTCCTGAGAGCCTTCTATTACTTTGAGCTGGTAAAGCGCTACGGTCCTATGCCTATCATGGACACTGCCGTGGATTATAACAATCCTGACAGTTACATTGGTATGAAACGTAATACCCTGGATGAATGTATCAAGTACATTGTCAGCAATTGCGATAAGGCAGCGGCTATTCTTCCTGTAACTGCTGCAAACGGGTATGACCAGGGGTTGGCGCTGCAAGGCGCTGCATTGGCCCTGAAAGCCCGTACACTATTGTATGCGGCAAGCCCGCTCTATAAAGAGGCTGGTTGCACCGCTACCTGGGATGACGCTGCAAAGGCCGCCAATGCGGTGATTGCCTTAAATGCCTATTCGCTGGAATCTAACTACAAAACGATCTTCGGTAGCAGCAACGTAGGTTCCAAAGAAGCGATCTTCTATAAACGTTATGGCGCTATCAATACGTTGGAGGCCAGCAACTATCCGATTGCCTTCCAGGGAGCGACTGGTAACAGCCTGACGCCAACACAAAATTTTGTGGACGAATTTGAAGTAGTTACCAGAGATGCAGCAAAAAATCCGGTAAGCTCCGTGCCTTTCGACTGGAACAACCCGGTGCATGCTGCTAATCCATATGCTAACCGTGATCCGCGCCTGGACTCAACACTGTACCACGACGGATCTGTGTTTTCCGGCTTCACTACCGCAACAATTGAAACATTTACCGGCGGTAGCAGCGGCCTGCCTAAGCAGAATGCTTCTAAAACAGGTTATTATCTGGCTAAATATGTTAATGCTACCATCAACCTGAATAACGGTGGTACTGGTACTACTGCTGCACATGCCTGGATTTATTTCCGGTATGCAGAAATACTGCTGGATTATGCAGAAGCAATGTATAACGCCAACGGGCCTGTGAATAATCCGAATGGATATAAAATGACGGCATTAGAGGCAATCAATGCCATAAGAAACCGCAGCAGTGTGAAAATGCCGCTGTATACCGCTGCAAACCTTACTGCTGATGCCATCCAGCACGAACGTAATGTGGAACTGGGTATGGAAGGACACCGTTTCTGGGATGTAAGGAGATTGAAGAATGGAGTAGCTGTATTAAACGCACCTGTATATAGAGTCGAGATCACTAAAAGTGGTACATCCAAAACCTACGTTCGTAAAAAACTGGAAGATCGTGTATACCTGAAGAAAATGGATTGGTATCCGATCCCACAGTCAGAAATTACAAAAACCGGTTGGAATCAGAACGGGGATTGGAAATAA